A genomic region of Homalodisca vitripennis isolate AUS2020 chromosome 5, UT_GWSS_2.1, whole genome shotgun sequence contains the following coding sequences:
- the LOC124363979 gene encoding splicing factor 3B subunit 6-like: protein MAMMQKRANVRLPPEVNRVLYIRNLPYKITAEEMYDIFGKYGAIRQIRVGNTPDTRGTAFVVYEDIFDAKNACDHLSGFNVCNRYLVVLYYQANKAFKRVDVDKKKEEIDKVKSKYGLDEKK, encoded by the exons GTGCGCTTGCCGCCTGAGGTTAATAGAGTTCTGTACATCCGCAACTTACCATACAAGATAACTGCAGAGGAAATGTATGACATATTCGGAAAGTACGGTGCAATTCGTCAAATACGAGT GGGGAACACTCCCGACACCAGAGGCACTGCGTTTGTTGTCTATGAAGATATTTTTGATGCCAAGAACGCCTGCGATCATCTCTCAGGGTTCAACGTGTGTAACAGATATCTGGTTGTTCTGTACTATCAG GCCAACAAAGCATTCAAGAGGGTAGATGTCGACAAGAAGAAGGAAGAGATTGATAAAGTGAAGAGCAAGTATGGTCTTGATGAGAAGAAATAA